Proteins co-encoded in one Paracoccus aestuarii genomic window:
- a CDS encoding Mu-like prophage major head subunit gpT family protein, protein MNIRLTGDPKKADRVKQIPRVAVPDRGSMMTRDAPASGSFSTESLEIEAIIATRHPVMRQDARGVYIEILDPTGLVLSGDDWPLLADHRPTARETIGRVHDVRIDGDNVLARLRFSGADDLLPIRQRVQDGTLRAFSAGYSVETWAEGKDANGNRTKTATCWHLKEVSLVAIPADPNATRRSDSMPFDLETRTALIETLRGACNLPDEWGADLDAEGVTDDEVRAAARDAMAQRQAPKIRVTRDNSNPAEIQTRAADALAFRMAGGDLPAASREYVNVTLREMAADALQRSGVSTRGLSADEVFARSLSTSDFPLLVSNAMGKVAAQAYQAAESPLKALARQRTLPNFKTSTAIRIGEMGRLQEMTEHGEFTHTSRAEAGETMSLKTFGHAIHVSRKLLIDDDLGLLGDMTSAMGAAAAQTEAEELVALLTRNPEMADGVPVFHASHGNTVAAPLSETALSAARRHMRTVKGLDGETIIAVKPRYLVVGPELETAAEKLLAAIYAATTDDVNVFAAKLSLVIEPRIEGDEWFVLGDPAAVPSLQYAYLSSAQGVQIQRQEAWDTLGLKYRAWLDFGCGWLDWRGAYRSTGLV, encoded by the coding sequence ATGAACATCAGGCTTACAGGCGACCCTAAGAAGGCCGATCGCGTAAAACAGATTCCACGTGTAGCCGTTCCCGATCGTGGTTCCATGATGACCCGCGATGCCCCGGCATCTGGCAGTTTCAGCACCGAGTCCCTCGAAATCGAAGCCATCATCGCGACCCGGCACCCGGTGATGCGGCAGGACGCGCGCGGCGTCTACATCGAGATACTTGACCCCACCGGGCTTGTGCTGTCGGGCGACGATTGGCCCCTGCTGGCGGATCACCGCCCCACGGCGCGCGAGACGATCGGCCGGGTGCATGATGTCCGCATTGACGGCGACAACGTACTGGCCCGGCTGCGCTTCAGCGGCGCTGACGACCTTCTGCCGATCCGCCAGCGCGTACAGGACGGCACCCTGCGCGCCTTCAGTGCCGGTTATTCCGTCGAGACCTGGGCCGAAGGCAAGGACGCGAACGGCAATCGCACCAAAACCGCAACCTGCTGGCATCTCAAAGAGGTGTCGCTGGTCGCGATCCCTGCCGACCCAAATGCAACCCGACGGAGTGACTCCATGCCTTTTGACCTCGAAACCCGAACCGCGCTGATTGAGACGCTGCGCGGCGCCTGCAACCTGCCCGACGAATGGGGCGCCGATCTGGACGCAGAAGGCGTCACCGATGACGAGGTGCGCGCAGCTGCCCGCGACGCGATGGCCCAGCGCCAGGCGCCGAAGATCCGCGTCACCCGCGACAACAGCAACCCTGCTGAGATCCAGACCCGAGCGGCAGATGCCCTTGCGTTCCGCATGGCCGGCGGCGATCTGCCCGCGGCCAGCCGCGAATATGTCAACGTGACCCTGCGCGAGATGGCAGCCGATGCCCTGCAGCGTTCCGGTGTCAGCACGCGCGGATTGTCCGCGGACGAGGTGTTCGCGCGCAGCCTCAGCACCTCGGACTTCCCGCTGCTGGTCAGCAATGCCATGGGCAAGGTCGCGGCGCAGGCTTATCAGGCTGCCGAAAGCCCGCTGAAGGCTTTGGCCCGCCAGCGGACGCTGCCGAACTTCAAAACCTCGACTGCGATTCGCATTGGCGAGATGGGCCGCCTGCAAGAGATGACGGAGCACGGCGAATTCACGCATACCAGCCGCGCCGAGGCAGGCGAAACCATGAGCCTGAAGACGTTCGGTCACGCGATCCATGTTAGCCGCAAGCTGCTGATCGACGACGACTTGGGCCTGCTTGGTGACATGACCAGTGCCATGGGCGCGGCAGCAGCACAGACCGAAGCCGAAGAGCTGGTCGCGCTGCTGACCAGAAACCCGGAAATGGCCGACGGCGTGCCTGTCTTCCATGCGTCCCACGGTAACACCGTGGCCGCGCCGCTGTCCGAAACCGCGCTGTCGGCCGCACGTCGGCACATGCGCACCGTGAAGGGGCTGGACGGCGAGACGATCATTGCGGTGAAGCCGCGGTATCTGGTGGTGGGCCCCGAACTGGAAACGGCAGCAGAAAAGCTGCTGGCCGCGATCTATGCCGCGACCACGGACGACGTGAACGTCTTCGCTGCAAAGCTGTCACTGGTCATCGAACCGCGCATCGAAGGCGACGAATGGTTCGTCCTGGGCGATCCCGCCGCCGTGCCGTCGCTGCAATATGCCTATCTGTCCAGCGCGCAGGGCGTGCAGATCCAGCGCCAGGAAGCCTGGGACACGCTGGGCCTGAAGTATCGTGCCTGGCTCGACTTCGGCTGCGGCTGGCTCGACTGGCGCGGCGCCTATCGCTCGACCGGGCTGGTCTAA
- a CDS encoding phage portal protein translates to MGILSRLISRRVDQPRQVRMLEGASGKRWPSTPAFGATGGEVLAGAAQVRGRARHLRFNDPTATNAAEILRTALVGYGATLTSGEEVVDTAFADWAADTRLASLEGEMIDSLATDGEALIVLRSDNSGALRLQHVPAEQLDESYSVELGGGRYIAAGIEYDTDDQPAAYHFRPARPTDQYQTFRAPVRVDAVDVLHIFRRQGAGQTRGLSWFAPVILPLNELSQLQDALQVTAKIQAMMCGFLIDQNGTATSPLAEGESPLDVSLEPGTMRVLPAGWDVKFTTPQQMAQSVELVAVSLRQIAAGLQMPEFLLSGDMRGVNYSSARTALIQFRSRIEAVQHSLLVPAFYAPIWRRWHLLESLRGGDWADPTTPLEVHFPKPQWVDPESDAKATREMLAMGLISRRQAVAQLGYDVAKVDAEIAADRQRETAMGLTFGENQTEQNGIQA, encoded by the coding sequence ATGGGCATCCTGTCGCGCCTCATAAGCCGCCGCGTTGATCAGCCCCGCCAGGTGCGCATGCTGGAGGGTGCCAGCGGGAAGCGGTGGCCATCGACGCCAGCTTTCGGCGCCACCGGTGGCGAAGTGCTAGCGGGTGCCGCCCAGGTGCGTGGCCGTGCCCGGCATCTGCGCTTCAATGATCCGACCGCCACAAACGCAGCAGAGATACTGCGCACTGCCCTCGTGGGGTACGGCGCAACCCTGACCAGCGGCGAAGAGGTGGTCGACACTGCGTTTGCGGACTGGGCAGCCGACACGCGCCTGGCCTCACTGGAAGGCGAGATGATTGACTCGCTGGCAACGGATGGCGAAGCGCTGATTGTCCTGCGTAGTGACAACAGCGGCGCCCTGCGTCTGCAGCATGTCCCTGCAGAACAACTAGACGAGTCTTACAGCGTCGAATTGGGCGGCGGCCGCTACATCGCAGCGGGCATCGAATATGACACAGACGATCAGCCTGCTGCATACCACTTCCGCCCTGCCCGCCCTACTGATCAGTATCAGACCTTCCGCGCGCCGGTTCGCGTCGATGCGGTCGACGTGCTGCATATCTTTCGCCGTCAAGGCGCAGGCCAGACAAGGGGGCTGTCATGGTTCGCACCGGTCATCCTGCCGTTGAACGAACTGTCGCAGTTGCAGGATGCGCTGCAGGTGACTGCCAAGATCCAGGCCATGATGTGCGGTTTCCTGATCGACCAGAACGGCACGGCGACCAGCCCCCTGGCCGAGGGGGAAAGCCCGCTAGACGTTTCGCTTGAACCTGGCACCATGCGAGTCCTGCCAGCGGGCTGGGATGTGAAATTCACGACGCCACAGCAGATGGCACAATCGGTTGAACTGGTGGCCGTGTCGCTGCGCCAGATTGCGGCTGGCCTGCAGATGCCCGAGTTCCTGCTGTCGGGCGATATGCGTGGGGTGAACTACAGTAGCGCCCGAACCGCCCTGATCCAGTTCCGCAGCCGGATCGAAGCCGTGCAGCATTCTTTACTTGTGCCGGCCTTCTATGCGCCGATCTGGCGCCGCTGGCACCTTTTGGAAAGCTTGCGCGGCGGCGATTGGGCTGATCCCACCACGCCGCTGGAGGTTCACTTTCCGAAACCGCAGTGGGTCGACCCTGAGTCGGATGCAAAAGCGACGCGGGAGATGTTGGCCATGGGCCTGATCAGCCGGCGGCAAGCAGTCGCACAACTTGGATACGACGTGGCCAAAGTCGATGCAGAGATCGCAGCCGATCGGCAGCGCGAAACTGCCATGGGCCTCACCTTCGGCGAAAATCAGACAGAACAAAACGGAATCCAAGCATGA
- a CDS encoding terminase small subunit, translated as MTQAEIAAFLNLATSQVRTKTIDGILVKAGRARWDVRRSTAGYIARLQQHASRAGRPPDGGDDLKAEKLRLTRAQADKEETRVRREAGELVEAAAVTREWSNLLRDVRNALLAVPSRCGAALPHLTATDIATLDREIRKALEGLADGN; from the coding sequence ATGACTCAAGCGGAGATCGCCGCTTTCCTGAACTTGGCCACCTCACAGGTCCGAACAAAAACGATCGACGGGATTCTGGTCAAGGCAGGTCGCGCCCGCTGGGACGTGCGACGATCGACTGCCGGTTACATCGCACGGCTTCAGCAGCATGCATCGCGCGCCGGGCGGCCGCCTGATGGGGGCGACGATCTGAAGGCGGAAAAGCTGCGACTGACACGGGCCCAAGCGGACAAGGAAGAAACCCGCGTCAGGCGTGAGGCTGGCGAACTTGTGGAGGCGGCCGCGGTGACGCGGGAATGGTCCAACCTGCTGCGCGACGTGCGCAACGCACTGCTGGCGGTGCCGTCCCGCTGTGGCGCGGCCCTGCCGCATCTGACGGCAACCGACATTGCGACGCTGGATCGCGAGATCAGGAAAGCGCTGGAGGGCTTGGCCGATGGGAATTGA
- a CDS encoding DUF2190 family protein, with protein MARNFIQAGHNLTIPAPAAVLSGGVVIAGDIRGVALIDAAAGAPVDVCVVGCWELPKVAANAFSLGGKVYWNATDKLATTTASGNTLLGYAIEAAPADSAAVKVRLLTA; from the coding sequence ATGGCCCGCAACTTCATTCAAGCCGGTCACAACCTGACCATCCCCGCCCCCGCTGCTGTCCTGTCGGGCGGCGTGGTGATCGCGGGCGACATCCGCGGTGTGGCCTTGATCGATGCAGCGGCAGGCGCCCCCGTCGACGTGTGTGTCGTGGGCTGCTGGGAGCTACCCAAGGTGGCAGCCAACGCCTTCAGCCTTGGCGGGAAGGTCTACTGGAACGCGACGGACAAGCTGGCCACCACGACGGCCAGCGGCAACACCCTGCTGGGATATGCGATCGAAGCGGCCCCGGCTGACAGTGCTGCCGTTAAGGTTCGTCTGCTGACCGCCTAA
- a CDS encoding tyrosine-type recombinase/integrase, which translates to MSKILRKPPPRCKIYTDHQGRVRQYHRITGTPLPGLPWSPQFMAAWEAAEKRAAAPIGSERTITGTFNALIASYYQTPDFTGLRDSTKRTYRNMLERIRTEHGHRVVKEMQPLHIQKILKGKASTPAAANKTLAMLRLLLRHSMELGWRTDNPAVGARKIRHRSGGFTTWEESHIAAYMAHHKPGTRAHLAMMLLLHTGQRRGDVVRIGFHDLHESTLTVRQSKTGSLLHLPVHPDLAEVLNTLSREAPTFLTTSYGTPLTVESFGNWFRRMVREAGLPDNLSAHGLRKAACRRLAEAGCTPHEIMAISGHASLSEVTRYTVAAGKDKLALRAMAALQSKPELSNA; encoded by the coding sequence ATGAGCAAGATCCTGAGAAAGCCGCCCCCGCGATGTAAGATATACACCGATCACCAGGGCAGGGTGCGGCAGTATCACCGCATTACCGGCACGCCTTTGCCCGGTTTGCCGTGGAGTCCGCAGTTCATGGCCGCATGGGAGGCTGCCGAAAAGCGTGCCGCCGCGCCGATCGGTTCCGAACGAACGATAACCGGCACCTTCAATGCCCTCATCGCATCCTATTATCAGACCCCTGACTTCACGGGACTGAGGGATTCGACCAAGCGCACCTATCGCAACATGCTTGAACGTATCAGGACAGAACACGGGCATCGCGTTGTGAAGGAAATGCAGCCGCTGCACATTCAAAAGATTCTGAAAGGCAAGGCCTCTACACCCGCGGCAGCGAACAAGACGCTGGCAATGCTGCGGCTCTTGCTTCGTCACTCAATGGAACTTGGTTGGCGGACTGACAACCCAGCCGTTGGGGCCCGCAAGATACGCCATCGCAGCGGCGGTTTCACGACCTGGGAAGAGTCGCACATTGCGGCTTACATGGCGCATCACAAGCCGGGCACGCGCGCCCATCTGGCTATGATGCTACTGCTGCATACGGGGCAGCGGCGGGGCGACGTAGTGCGGATAGGATTCCATGATCTGCATGAAAGCACGCTGACCGTTCGCCAAAGCAAGACGGGCAGCTTGCTACATCTTCCAGTGCATCCCGATCTTGCAGAGGTGCTGAACACCTTGTCCAGGGAGGCGCCCACGTTTCTGACAACCTCATACGGCACACCGCTGACCGTCGAGTCCTTCGGAAATTGGTTTCGGCGGATGGTCCGTGAGGCGGGTTTGCCGGATAATCTCAGCGCGCATGGACTGCGCAAAGCCGCGTGCCGCCGACTGGCTGAAGCTGGCTGCACGCCTCACGAAATCATGGCTATTTCCGGCCATGCTAGCTTGTCTGAAGTCACGCGCTACACAGTCGCGGCAGGCAAGGATAAACTGGCGCTGCGGGCTATGGCCGCGCTACAATCGAAACCAGAATTGTCTAACGCTTAG
- a CDS encoding phage/plasmid primase, P4 family, whose product MTDLLAEAPKDNAAPAGPRNGVEEAAARKIAFCNDSAMDAAKQDWAAIDAARLWVAWREDDRNGKPNKTPYCGAQRMARPNSPDTWLTRAAAQKVAASLLQGDQKGGVGLMLGSHAGDLLGGVDLDSCYDPATAALEPWAAEVIERFASYAEISPSGAGVKVFFRFSPDDLEPLRAIMGTQHTKSWSRGTHTEIALHLGNRYFTFTGQHLDRTPATMRPVDRDALTWLIEDAGPRFKGTAVAAVTTKDESRSGRAFRVAGECKRAGLSLDGFRDTLLRDPDLSDWASDARQVERAWQRAGGLTIDASDFDDLPELAETIEGFPMTEDGVARAFAAAHADRLRFCHSSGRWHVWTGTHWRKEETKLAFNWAREICRARSASDPLSSAAKALAKAATAAAVERFAQADRAFAVTADAWDSDHWLLGTPGGTIDLRTGELRPARQTDMITKVTAAAPVSPDRFDPSRDCPRWLAFLEQATGGDADAIRFLQQWAGYSLTGDTREEALLFVHGIGGSGKSTAINTLGALMGDYAVAVDTETITAQRHARHSTEIARLHGARMAYASETEAGRAWAENRIKQLTGGDVMTARFMRQDDFSFKPQLKLVIVGNNKPAFSNVDGAIKRRFNVMPFDRKPKTPDFGLKLALEAELPGILAWAVLGCLDWQKNGLLRPAVMIETTEEYFAEQDTFSNWLTDRCETGARFAATTEDLFESWSWYARQNGDEPGNKRGDFPQRMRERGFVPVNRAAGIRGRGWKGLRLIPSRHDFDDLPPADDVTQQEAERCLTH is encoded by the coding sequence TTGACCGACCTTCTGGCAGAAGCGCCAAAAGATAACGCCGCCCCGGCTGGACCCCGGAACGGCGTTGAAGAAGCGGCGGCTAGGAAAATCGCCTTTTGCAACGATAGCGCAATGGACGCCGCCAAACAAGACTGGGCTGCGATCGATGCGGCGCGGCTGTGGGTTGCTTGGCGAGAAGACGACCGGAACGGCAAGCCGAACAAAACGCCCTATTGTGGCGCGCAGCGGATGGCCCGACCGAATTCCCCCGACACTTGGTTGACCCGCGCGGCTGCCCAGAAGGTCGCGGCATCCTTGCTGCAGGGCGACCAAAAGGGCGGCGTGGGGCTGATGCTGGGCAGCCATGCCGGCGACCTGCTGGGCGGCGTGGATCTGGACTCCTGCTATGACCCGGCGACTGCCGCGCTGGAGCCTTGGGCGGCCGAGGTGATCGAACGGTTTGCGTCCTATGCCGAGATCAGCCCAAGCGGCGCGGGCGTGAAGGTGTTCTTTCGGTTCAGCCCGGACGATCTGGAACCGCTGCGCGCCATCATGGGCACCCAGCACACCAAAAGCTGGTCGCGGGGCACCCACACCGAAATCGCGCTGCATCTGGGCAATCGCTATTTTACCTTTACCGGGCAGCACCTCGACCGCACACCTGCCACGATGCGCCCGGTTGATCGTGACGCGCTGACATGGCTGATCGAAGACGCCGGCCCGCGCTTCAAAGGCACCGCTGTTGCAGCCGTGACGACCAAGGACGAGTCGCGCTCTGGTCGCGCCTTTCGCGTGGCGGGGGAATGCAAGCGGGCTGGGCTGTCGCTTGATGGTTTCCGCGACACGCTGTTGCGTGACCCCGATCTTTCAGACTGGGCAAGCGATGCCCGGCAGGTGGAAAGGGCGTGGCAGCGCGCCGGGGGCCTCACCATCGACGCAAGCGACTTTGACGACCTACCGGAACTGGCAGAGACGATCGAAGGCTTCCCGATGACGGAAGACGGAGTCGCCCGCGCCTTTGCCGCCGCCCATGCGGATCGTTTGCGCTTCTGCCATTCGTCCGGCCGCTGGCATGTCTGGACCGGCACCCATTGGCGCAAGGAAGAAACGAAGCTTGCATTCAACTGGGCCCGCGAGATTTGCCGCGCCCGGTCCGCATCCGATCCTCTGTCATCGGCAGCTAAGGCACTGGCAAAGGCCGCAACCGCTGCCGCCGTGGAACGCTTCGCCCAAGCTGATCGCGCCTTTGCCGTGACAGCTGACGCGTGGGACTCAGATCATTGGCTGCTAGGCACGCCAGGCGGCACGATCGACCTGCGCACGGGGGAACTGCGCCCCGCACGGCAGACCGACATGATCACCAAAGTGACCGCGGCCGCGCCAGTCTCGCCCGATCGATTCGACCCGTCGCGCGATTGCCCGCGGTGGCTAGCGTTCCTGGAGCAAGCGACCGGCGGCGATGCCGATGCAATCCGATTCCTGCAGCAGTGGGCGGGCTACAGCCTGACAGGCGATACGCGGGAAGAGGCTCTGTTGTTCGTCCACGGTATCGGCGGATCCGGCAAGTCGACAGCAATCAATACGCTGGGCGCGCTGATGGGCGATTATGCCGTGGCGGTGGATACCGAGACGATCACCGCCCAGCGGCACGCGCGACACAGCACAGAGATTGCCCGGCTACATGGTGCCCGCATGGCCTATGCTAGCGAAACCGAAGCCGGCCGCGCTTGGGCCGAAAACAGGATCAAGCAGCTGACCGGCGGTGATGTCATGACGGCGCGCTTCATGCGGCAGGATGACTTTTCATTCAAGCCGCAACTGAAGCTAGTGATCGTCGGAAACAATAAGCCGGCCTTCAGCAATGTAGACGGGGCGATCAAGCGTCGATTCAATGTGATGCCATTCGATCGGAAGCCTAAGACGCCAGACTTTGGCTTGAAACTGGCGCTAGAGGCAGAGTTGCCGGGCATCTTGGCATGGGCTGTGCTGGGCTGCCTCGACTGGCAGAAAAACGGCCTGCTGCGCCCTGCCGTGATGATCGAGACGACAGAAGAGTACTTCGCGGAACAGGACACGTTCAGCAATTGGCTGACCGATCGGTGCGAAACTGGCGCGCGCTTCGCGGCCACCACGGAAGATCTATTTGAGTCGTGGTCATGGTACGCGCGGCAGAATGGTGATGAGCCTGGGAACAAGCGCGGCGACTTCCCCCAGCGGATGCGGGAGCGTGGTTTCGTGCCAGTCAATCGAGCCGCAGGGATACGCGGCCGAGGGTGGAAAGGGCTTCGCCTGATCCCATCGCGGCACGACTTCGACGATCTGCCGCCCGCTGATGATGTGACTCAGCAGGAGGCTGAAAGATGCCTAACCCATTGA
- a CDS encoding helix-turn-helix transcriptional regulator produces MTAKPLPVAPLPFKRLLSRAQAAYYIDMGTSKFDQLVTDGRMPKPLRIDSRLVWDVRQLDSAIDALHDADSELNSWSDL; encoded by the coding sequence ATGACCGCGAAGCCCCTGCCAGTTGCACCACTGCCTTTCAAGCGGCTGCTGTCACGGGCGCAGGCTGCGTATTACATCGACATGGGCACGAGTAAGTTCGACCAGCTGGTTACTGATGGACGAATGCCCAAGCCTCTCAGGATTGACTCCCGCCTTGTGTGGGATGTCCGCCAACTAGATTCGGCAATCGACGCGCTGCATGATGCTGATTCCGAACTCAACAGTTGGAGTGATCTATGA
- a CDS encoding phage terminase large subunit family protein, whose amino-acid sequence MGIEMVRQAALQALRPPANVPLAEWIESTVRIPASASALPGRMDLWPFQRGWCDAIEDPEIERLTIVKGARIGYTQWLSATIASFVANSPAPIIALQPTADDARDYSVELESMFEASPALRGLLSDDADEAGRSTMLARRFPGGSLKFLAAKSPRNLRRHTTRFLAMDEIDGYESTQEGDPIKLAEMRTQTFRDRKILAGSTPIFDFGPITRMYGESDQRIYEVPCPECGGFHEIEWAQISWPDGEPDKAAWTCPGCGCVIEEKHKPAMVTSGRWSATAPQVKGHAGFRINCLISPHHNARWGKLAAEFLQAKRSPETLQPFVNTILGQPWKTEGEDLDEHELFNRREPFGLDRLPPGVLWITAGVDCQDDRIEIVLMGHTETDWLILDHRCIFGPIDGEAVWQDLDSLLRETWQHPNGGTIRIDACAVDSGDGGHLDSVMGFCKPRFGRRVVPIKGVAGFSRPLLVKSGNQHLWLVGSDAAKSQLFARVSRNQGIRFSDDLAPIYFEQLASERRVVRYVRGKPEARFERIKGKRAETLDASVYALAVRQLIGQRIDLRAAELASAAAPKAPPRVIKSQWLGG is encoded by the coding sequence ATGGGAATTGAGATGGTGCGCCAGGCGGCGCTTCAGGCGCTGCGCCCGCCAGCCAACGTGCCGCTGGCAGAGTGGATCGAGTCAACGGTTCGCATTCCGGCCAGCGCGTCCGCCCTACCTGGGCGCATGGACCTTTGGCCCTTCCAGCGCGGCTGGTGCGACGCCATCGAAGATCCCGAGATCGAACGGCTTACGATCGTAAAGGGAGCTCGGATCGGTTACACGCAATGGCTGTCTGCGACGATCGCCAGTTTTGTGGCCAATTCGCCTGCGCCGATCATAGCGCTGCAGCCTACTGCGGATGACGCCAGAGACTATTCGGTTGAGCTGGAGTCCATGTTCGAGGCATCGCCCGCCCTGCGTGGGTTGCTGTCCGACGATGCAGACGAAGCCGGACGCAGCACGATGCTGGCGCGGCGCTTTCCGGGCGGCAGCCTGAAGTTTCTGGCAGCCAAATCACCGCGGAACCTGCGTCGGCATACGACACGATTCTTAGCCATGGATGAAATTGACGGCTACGAGTCCACCCAAGAAGGCGACCCGATCAAGCTGGCCGAAATGCGGACCCAAACCTTTCGCGATCGCAAGATCCTGGCAGGCTCGACCCCTATCTTCGACTTTGGGCCGATTACCCGCATGTATGGCGAGTCGGATCAGCGGATCTATGAGGTGCCTTGCCCAGAGTGCGGCGGCTTCCATGAGATCGAATGGGCGCAGATCAGCTGGCCCGATGGGGAACCCGACAAGGCTGCATGGACCTGCCCCGGATGCGGCTGTGTGATCGAAGAGAAGCACAAGCCCGCCATGGTGACATCTGGGCGCTGGAGTGCAACGGCGCCCCAGGTGAAAGGGCATGCAGGCTTCCGGATCAACTGCCTTATCAGCCCGCACCATAACGCACGGTGGGGGAAGCTGGCGGCTGAATTCTTGCAGGCAAAGCGGAGCCCCGAGACGCTGCAGCCGTTCGTCAACACCATCCTGGGGCAGCCTTGGAAGACGGAAGGCGAGGATCTGGACGAACACGAGCTTTTCAACCGTCGCGAACCCTTTGGGCTGGACCGGCTGCCGCCTGGGGTGTTGTGGATCACCGCAGGGGTCGACTGTCAGGATGATCGGATCGAGATCGTCTTGATGGGCCACACAGAGACGGATTGGCTAATCCTTGATCATCGCTGCATCTTCGGGCCGATCGACGGGGAAGCGGTCTGGCAGGATCTGGACTCGCTGTTGCGGGAGACGTGGCAGCATCCGAACGGCGGGACAATTCGTATCGATGCCTGCGCGGTGGACTCTGGCGATGGCGGGCACTTGGACAGCGTGATGGGCTTTTGCAAGCCGCGCTTCGGGCGTCGCGTGGTGCCGATCAAGGGCGTCGCAGGATTCAGCCGCCCACTGCTGGTAAAGTCGGGCAATCAGCACCTTTGGCTGGTCGGGTCGGATGCGGCGAAGTCGCAGCTGTTCGCGCGAGTCAGTCGAAACCAGGGCATTCGGTTTTCGGACGACCTGGCGCCGATCTATTTTGAGCAATTGGCCAGTGAGCGGCGCGTGGTAAGGTATGTTCGCGGCAAGCCGGAGGCACGGTTTGAGAGGATCAAGGGCAAGCGGGCTGAAACGCTGGACGCTTCTGTCTACGCGCTTGCCGTGCGGCAACTGATCGGGCAGCGTATAGATCTGCGCGCGGCTGAATTGGCTAGCGCGGCAGCACCAAAGGCACCGCCGCGAGTGATTAAAAGCCAATGGCTGGGAGGCTAA
- a CDS encoding phage head-tail joining protein: MASAAQLTEWRDRLQDARFSGTRAVQDSNGDRVEYKSDAEMARALAAIDAEIANLQQRRLSIVRFQTSKGL, encoded by the coding sequence ATGGCCAGCGCCGCACAGCTGACCGAATGGCGGGACCGGCTGCAGGATGCGCGGTTCAGTGGCACCCGCGCAGTGCAGGACTCTAACGGCGATCGGGTCGAATACAAATCCGACGCTGAAATGGCGCGCGCTTTGGCTGCCATCGATGCAGAGATCGCAAACCTTCAACAGCGGCGGCTTTCGATCGTCCGCTTCCAGACCTCGAAAGGACTGTAA